The Streptomyces uncialis genomic interval GCACGTAGTACACCAGGAGCAGAACCGGGACCGACATCCCGCCCGCTCCCATCCAGTCCAGCCAGCTCACTGACCGGCCTCCCCTCATGACGACTCGTTGGATGAGGGCTTGCGCCCTCACCTCCTGCACGCGTCAGGAGGGGTGAGCGCGGATGCCGTGGGCCAACACTTTTCCCAAACGGCCCTGTAGTCGTTCGGGGCGCATGCTGACCAGCTGGAACACTCGGTGGCCGGAGTGGGCGCGGCCGGGGCTCCGCCCCGCGCGGGAGCGGGTGCGGTGCGGGCGGTGCGGATCGCGTTGTGCACGGCGAGGCCCGTGATGCGGGTGCGTTCTTGGCGGGTCGGTTCCCGCAGGGGTTCGCCGTCGGTCCCGGCGATGAACCAGCGGTCGGGCCGGGCGAAGTCGGCGGTGGTGGTGATCCGGGCCCGGGCCGGGGTGCGGCGGGTCTTCCTGGGAGCAGTGGGCCGGCGGGAGTGGGGGGCGGGGGCCTGGTCGGCGGAGCGGTCGTCCGGCGGGGTGGGGGTGCCTGGGTCCTCGGCGGACGGTCTGGGCCGGGGGTGTTCGGTGCCGGTGCGGGTCGGTCGGCCTGCGGGCCGGGGTTGGCTTGCGGTGGTCATGTGGCGGTGGGTGGGGCCGTCGCTTGACCGTCATGTAGTTAGCTGCCATATTACTTGCATGGCAGCGGACGGGACCGATCACGAGTCACCCTCACTGGACCAGGCCCGGCGGCAGCTGGAGCACTACGGTCTCGGGGCCGACCCGCAGGCCGTGCTCGTGGCGGTGCGGCTGATCTCGGCGGGGGCGCGGCTCGGCAGGGCGACCGAGGTCCACTTCGCGAGGTACGGGCTGTCGACCGGGCGGTACCGGCTGCTCGCGGATCTGGAGGATCACGACGGGGAGAAATCACCCTCCCGCCTGGCGGCCGATCTCGGCGTCTCGCGCGCCACGGTGACCGGCCTGGTCGACGGGCTGGAGCGGGAGGGTCTGGTCGCCCGGCGTCCGTCCGCGGAGGACGGGCGGGGCGCCGTGGTGGTCCTGACCGCCCGCGGTGCGCAGCGGTTGCGCGAGATGGCGCCCGAACATTTCGCCCGCCTTCAGGAGATGGTGGGTGAGCTCACCGTCGGTGAGCGCGCGGTGTTCCTGGATCTCCTCTCGCGGGTCGTACGCGGAATCAGCGCCTTGACCGCGGAGTAGTCCGAGCAGCCGTTCCCTCCGGCCGCGTGTCCGGCCACATGTCCGGCCGCGCTCCCTCGTGCGTCACCCCGGAGAACCGCTCCGCATCGTGAGCCGGCTGCCCCGCCCGTGCGCGGGCGCCTTTCCACAACCTAGTAATTAGCCACCTAATCAATATGGGGAGTTGGTCTCTCATGTCCGGACCCGGCCCGCCGGTCCCATGCGCAAGCGGAACAGAGGTCACCGCCCGAGGAAGCAGCACCGGCGGCGGCCGTCGCGGCGCTCGTCCCTTCGTCCTGTGGCGTGAGGTGCTGGTCGCCTACCTGGCGCCCGCGCTGACGGCCGGCGCCGGCGGGGTCGCCGGCGGGCAGGCCGGGCTGGCGGTGGCGGCGGTCACGTCCATCGCCGGCACCTCGGCCGTGGTGGCGTTGCTGATCGGCACCTGGCTGCAACGCCGCGAGGGGCCGCGCCCGTGGACCGTGGCCCTTCCCCGCGTCGTCCTGGCCGCGCTGCTCGCCGTCGGCGCGGCCGTGATCGCCGGCCTCGTCGGATGGTTCGCCTCCCGGTGGCTGCCCGCGCACACCGGCGTGCCCGACACCCGGTGGCTCACCCGGCTCCGGCTCGATCTGCCGGTATCCGCGGCCCTCGCCGCGACCGTCGTGAGCTGGCGCTGGCGCGGGGCCCGGCGATCACAGCCAGGACAGCCCTAGCGCCCGCAGCCAGGACAGCCCCGGCCCGCACTCCCGGTACCCGCGCACTGCCCGCGCCGGGGAGCAGCCCGCCGGCTGGCGCACATCGACGGCCGGCACACACATCGACAGACAGACCCCCGCCGACGGGCAACCCCCCGCGGTTGCCCGGGGGGGGGACGACCGAAAGGCACACAGTGATCGTCATCATGGGAGCGTCCGGAACCACCGGCGGCGCACTGCTGCGCAGCCTCGCCGCCTCGGGCGTGCCGAGCAGGGCGCTGACCCGCGACCCGGACCGGCTGCGGGCCCGCCTCGGCGCCCCGGCCGGAGACCTGGTCGAGGTCCTGCCCGCCGACGCCTCGGACACCGACTCGCTGCGCGCCGCGTTCAGGGGCGCCCGGCAGCTCTTCCTCGCCATGGCCAACGGCCCGGCGCAGGTCGAGCTCGAAAAGCGTGTCGTCGACACGGCCGCCGGCAGCGGCATCGAACACATCGTCAAGATCTCCGACCCGGTCGCCGCGGCGGACTCCCCCGTCACCCTCTCCCGCGGCCACCACGCCGTCGAGGAACACCTGCGCGCGTCCGGCCTCACCCACACCCTGCTCCGCCCCTACGCGTTCATGCAGAACCTGCTGCTCCTGGCCCCGGCCGTGGCCGCGCGGAGGATCATCCTGGGCGCGATGCGGGACGCCCCCTGCAACTGGATCGACTGCCGCGACATCGGTGACGTCGCCGCCGCAGCACTGACGCGCGCCGACCTCGCGGGCGGCACCTACGTGCTCACCGGGAACGAGGCGGTCGGCTACGGCGGACTCGCCGCGACCCTGACCCGCATGCTCGGCCGCCCGGTCCGCTACGTGGACCTGGCCCCGCACGAACTGCGGGAGAACCTCGTCCACCACGCACACATGCCCCCGTGGCTCGCCGCACATGTCGTGGAGATCCAGCAACTGGCCGTGTCCCACCCGGAGTCACCCACCGACACGGTCGCCCGGATCCTCGGCCGCGATCCCCGCACCCTGGACGCGTTCCTCCACGAACACCTGGGCCGCTTCAGCTGACCCCCCTGCCCGGCGCGGGGAACGCGCCGACCGGCGGCCCGCTTCGCATCGCCGGCGGCGGCGGCGGCATCCCCAACCGCAGCGGATGCCCCACGTCACGGACTCCGCCCGCAGAGGGCGGTTCGCCGGGTTCAGCGTTCTGTGCGGATGTCCTGGCAGCCGGGCCCGGGACCATGCCGCCGCCCCTGCGGCCGGGGCAGCGGCGGCGCATCGGATGCGGGGGCGGTCCGCGGTCCGGTACCGACGGCGGGGCCGGGGGCCGGGGCTGGGTCGGGGGCAAGGGGGAGACCGGGCCGACGGCGGGCGTCAGCCGTGGCAGCCACCACTACGGCAAGGGCCCCGGCGATCTCCGGGCTGATCACCCACGCACGCCACCCCCCACCAGGCGGCTGAAGGCACCCCGCCCCGACCACGCCGCCGACGCCCGCCCCGACCCGAGCGGAACACCCACCGCCCCCGGCCACCGCGACCGGGGACTCCATGCTCCCCCTCCCCCGGGGTGAACCGCTGTGCCCACGTACGAGGTTGTGCCCCGCTTCGCCGCTGACCTGGACCACCTCACCCAGCACAGCCCGCCCACGTCCGCCGGGTGGTGCGCACGGCCTTCGTCCCCGGCCTTCCCGCCGGACACCGCCGCCCCGGCTCTCAGGGTGAAACAGGTCCGCCGGCCCGGACAGCGTCCACGAACCCATCCGGACACCCGACGGACGCGCCATCGGGGAGTACGGGCCCAGGTCCGGCCCGGCGGCATCCGGCACATCACCCGGCACATCACCGGCACCACGGCATCACTGCCGGCCTGTGACCGACCCGCAGAAGGTGCTGCCTGGGCACCGGCCACTCCGGCCGCTCCGGCCGGTCAGACGCGGCGGAGCGTGCGGCTCGTCTGCTGGGCCTTCGTGATGACGGCCTGGAGTTGCGTGCGGGCGTACTCCTGCTGCATCGCCCGCCGGAGCTGGAGCCGCTGATCCCCGACACCGGGAGCGGTGAGTTCTGTCGCGAGGTAGGAGTCGAAGCGTTGGACCACTTCTCTGAGTTCTGCGCTGATCGCGTCCAATTGGTCCGCGGAGTTGCTGATGAGATGACGTAAGGGGCGCAAGGGGGCGAAGTCGTCCACGCTGGAGGGCGTTTGGGCGAGTTCACACAGCTTCTGCTGGGCTTGCCGGAGATAGGCGTCGACGTCGGTGAGGTCTTGTGCGTTCTGGTCGGCTCTCCGGTTGTCGCGGTTCCAGCGGTAGAGCCTGAGGCCATGGCGGTAGGTGAGGACGGATATCGTCAGTGTCACGATTCCGATCAGTGCACCGAGGGTGAGGGATGCGGTGTCGGCGCCTGCGGCCAGGCTGGTGGGGTTGGCGGGCATTGCGGGTGTTCCGTTCGTAGGGCGCGCGGTGCCGGGCGTGCGGCGCTGCCGGTGCACGTTCGGTGGTTCGGGAGGGATGTCACGCCGGCGGGGCAGGGGCCGGCGGGTTCGGCCCGGACGCGAGGATGCGCTGGAGCCTGGTGGCGTCCGTGACGACGAGCTGCCGGTACTTGCTGTGGATCACGCCATGGCCGCGGAGCTCCCTGACGGCCTTCTCGACGGTGGACGTTCCCATGAGGAGAGCGTCGGCGATGTCTTTCTGACGGGGTCCCATGATGGTGACGGGCCCGGGTTCGCCAGGGTCCGTCGTGCCGGCGGTCGCGGCGAGGTGCAGCAGAAGCGTGCCGACGCGGTGCACGGGCGGCCGGTAGGCGGTGCAGTAGATCAACTCGTCGCTGCGGAACCGGGCTTCGAGGCTCTGGAGCAGGGCCGTCTGGGCGAGGTGCCGCCGCCTGAGGAGGGCGGTGACGCGCTGCACAGGGCAAGGCATCACCCAGGTGGTGCTGAGGCAGACCGTGGTGACCGCGGAGGCGGGGTGGAGGAGTTTGGCCTCGCCGAGGAGTTCACCGACCCCGCGGAAGCGGGCGACCCTGGGGGCGTTCCTGACGGCGCCCAGGGGGAAACGCTCCTGGACGACACAGCCGCCCAGCATGATGTAGACGTGTCCGTCGTGGGGGCCGAGGGGCAGCTGTTCGCCCTGGGTGTAGGTGCGGGCGTCCGGGCCCCATGCCTGGACGAAGGCGGACCATTCGGCGAGGGGAAGGCAGTTGAGGAAACTGCCGGGAGGCATGGGCTGCGTGCCCTGGAGAACGGCGGTCGTGTTGAACGCGTCGACCCGCGGCGACATGCGGCTATGCCCCCGCCCCGTGTCCCGTGGGCGCGCTCGCGGCAGCCCTGGACGGCGGCCGGTCCTGATGACTGGGTATCGCGGGTATCGCGGCCGTGTGCGGTGCCCGGGATGTCCGGGCGTCCCGCACCGCGACGCCGCGGTCGACGGCGGTGACCATCTGGTCCGATCTCCTTCAGTGGTACAGGCGGAGGGGGTTGGTGGGTCCAGCGCCCGTCCGTTCCGCATGTGTGGTCCCCGGCTGGTAAGGCCGATGCGCAACGGAGGGTGTCTATGCCGGGTCAC includes:
- a CDS encoding MarR family winged helix-turn-helix transcriptional regulator → MAADGTDHESPSLDQARRQLEHYGLGADPQAVLVAVRLISAGARLGRATEVHFARYGLSTGRYRLLADLEDHDGEKSPSRLAADLGVSRATVTGLVDGLEREGLVARRPSAEDGRGAVVVLTARGAQRLREMAPEHFARLQEMVGELTVGERAVFLDLLSRVVRGISALTAE
- a CDS encoding NmrA family NAD(P)-binding protein → MGASGTTGGALLRSLAASGVPSRALTRDPDRLRARLGAPAGDLVEVLPADASDTDSLRAAFRGARQLFLAMANGPAQVELEKRVVDTAAGSGIEHIVKISDPVAAADSPVTLSRGHHAVEEHLRASGLTHTLLRPYAFMQNLLLLAPAVAARRIILGAMRDAPCNWIDCRDIGDVAAAALTRADLAGGTYVLTGNEAVGYGGLAATLTRMLGRPVRYVDLAPHELRENLVHHAHMPPWLAAHVVEIQQLAVSHPESPTDTVARILGRDPRTLDAFLHEHLGRFS
- a CDS encoding Crp/Fnr family transcriptional regulator, with product MSPRVDAFNTTAVLQGTQPMPPGSFLNCLPLAEWSAFVQAWGPDARTYTQGEQLPLGPHDGHVYIMLGGCVVQERFPLGAVRNAPRVARFRGVGELLGEAKLLHPASAVTTVCLSTTWVMPCPVQRVTALLRRRHLAQTALLQSLEARFRSDELIYCTAYRPPVHRVGTLLLHLAATAGTTDPGEPGPVTIMGPRQKDIADALLMGTSTVEKAVRELRGHGVIHSKYRQLVVTDATRLQRILASGPNPPAPAPPA